The window ACATTTCGATGATGCCGGTGGACTTGTCGAAGTTCACTGTGTATTTCTGTGAGCAGAGACACATAGAGAAATGCAGACGGATCAGTTTGTGGTTGACGATTTTCCAACTAGTGGACCCACGGGAAGACATCGAAGCAGCCATGACTCCCACCTCTTCCTCGGTAATGATGACATCGTTAAAGACATAATCCACTTGGCAGGCCGAAGTGCACTTCTCCACCTGAGTCCAGAAACGAACGCGAcccttctccagcagctcaaTGGCCATTTCATTCTTGAAGGGAATAACTGATAGAAAACACATCTTTGAATGATCAAAAATGAGCACAGGACTGGTAAATAAAATCACAGTGATGCTTATTCCATTCCTCAACTACACATAAAAACACTATCTGCACAagataatcaaatcaaatgttatgAGCCTTCTGTGTGACTTGATGGGATATTCACCAGGGAACTTGTGGTCATGGCTGATGTCCAGAAGACGCTTGAGatctgtcaacaacaacaacaacaggaaccAAATGGATGAATGCCGAAACCAGTCAGCACTACAACTTTGACAGAAACTCACTGGAAAAGTTGAGGCAACTTTCCAGACAAACACACGTCACATATATTCAACATCGGTGTAACAGAGGTCAATTTGATGCAGCTGCTGAAACAGCAAAACAGAGACAGTCCTTCAAGCCCTCCGTACACGTTTAGCAGTTAGCAAAGAGTGAACTCCACAGGAGCAGAGATGCCAACGGTGTGCGCTGACTCACCCTCCTCAGTGAGTGTGTagctggaggagaagccgtCAGTGTTGGTGACCACACAGGAGAAGGTGCCCAGATCCTCCAGTGAGGGACTGTTGAAGATAGCTCTGGACCTGGAGATGAGGACGAGCGGCGACGACGCGGTGTGAGAAGAAACGTTGCCTTCGCACACAAGAGTGTTTGTTCACCTAAAGGATGCTCACCTTCCCCGTTCAGTGACGAGCGTCAGGCGAGAGGTGTCTGTCACGGTCTGGTAATTCTTGGACCAAACAAACTCAGAGCCCTCCTTCATCTCAGCGCACTCAAAGATCATCGAGATGACGCCATCATCGTCAACGTCCACGTGAATCTCATTGGTGCCTGAGGAACGGAGagcaaatgagtgtgtgtgtgcatcattgGCATTACAGATGTGTGGTCTTGAACTCACAACTGCAGGAAAACAATACAATCTTAGACATAATAGTCGGCTTGGAGCTTAACAAAAAGTGAATTCATCTATTAGCGTTGAGAAAtagaccttttcttttctcagagaGTGGCGTAGGAACATATGGAAAGAAATTATGACTTAAGAAAGTCAAAACTATGAGATGGAAAGTTGAAATTATGACTTAAGAAAGTTATGagaccagataaggtcgctggatTTGGAAAGTCAATCTGCCAAACAAGGAAGGAGCCTGTGCATGCGCATATCTTAAGTCATCATTTTGACTTTCTAACTCTTCTTTTGGCTGGAACACCATGCGGCTGAATGCGTGGGTGACATAACAATCACACTCACCGGGCCGAGTCTGGACCAGGATCGGACCCAAGACTGCTGATGGCTTTCCGACTCCAGCCAGGTTTTGAGCACGCACGCGGAAGTCGTAGGACGCACCCGGCTTCAGCCCCGTCACCTAAACCGGCACGACAGGAGTCGAGGGGACGGTTAAAAGAACGCCGTCCTCATGGTTTCTAACTCGTCCAAACCCACGCACGTCGTTCAGAGGGCAAATAACTGCATTTCAGGAAGATCCAATAAAACAATCCATTTGTCATCCTCACCTTCATGTATTTAGTCTTGTTGGCCTTTTCGTGAGCAGCCTTCCAGCCTTTCTCTCCCGCAGAGGCTTCCTTGATGTCCAGGTAGTAGCCGTTGACAGGTGTGCGGCCATCGAAGGCGGGTCGCTCCCACAGGACCACGGCGGAGGTGTCCCGGACCTCCAGCACGTGAAGACCAACAGGAGGACCTTGGAGCATAAAAAGAGATGATGTTGTATGATGACTGTATTTTtataattcaaatgtatttattggaaTGGCCTACAGGTCACATTATTTTTCAAAGGATATTATAagctttggcattgcacaataAATAGGCAATCGCTGTCACTGACATGCATTGGGTCCAGTACAGTACCTGCCTCTGTTTATTTGGGCCAGCTCGCTTTTAATCCAGTTTTACTAAAACTAACAATCTTTGTCAATATTAATTCTCAGACAATTCTTTTCTTGATTGAAATCAACAATCACATCCTAACAATTGAAAAGCTAGAGACAGAAATCTTTGGCCTCTTTACCTAAAAATAGCTTGAAAGATCAATTGATCATCAACAGTTCCCAATTGACCTGCTGTCAATCTGCTGAATGAATAATTATATAATGTTTTACTCTCTTATCTGTACTGACCCACGTTTTCGTGGACGTATTGTCTGTCGTACCTGCCACAGTGATGGTCCACTCCTTGCACTCCAGAGCTGAGGTGGGCAGAGAGGCTTCACTCACACCTGCCATGTTCATAGCGCGCACCTGGAACTGGTAGAAGACGTTCTCCTTCAAGTTCTCAGCCTAAAAGATAAggagaaataattaaaataccTGTTTTTTTGATtgcaaacaaaaaacgaatGATAAGTAGATCAAATCATTTGGAGTTAATGGAACAAAAAGGTTCCAATTATGTTTCCTTCTTTCATTGAAAAGCCACAACTATGTAATTGTATCCACGGGTGTTAATAAGCTGACTTACTTTATAAGAGGTGGTAGTCAATGCCTTGAGGTTCATTTCATGCCATTTTCCAACAACGTGCCCCTTCACAGTCCTGTAGTCCACAAAGTATCCTCGGACATCCGCTCCTCCCTTGCTAGCGGGTTCAGTCCAGGTCAGCATCATGGTGTCCTTCACGGCCTCCAGCACGGTCACACCGGTGGCCCTTCCAGGGACGGCTGCGAAGAAAGTTTGTATTCATTACAAATGAAAAAGTGATGAGGTGTGTTAATGCAGATCATTTTCAGCcattcatgaaaaataaaaatcctacGTGATCGCATACAGACGGCCTGGCATTACCCAAATATTGAATAGGTCTTAGTTTGTCATTAGTGTACGGTTGGGCATGCAACATGCTCTTGACACACAAGATGAAGTACTTACACTCGACGCCAGAAGCAGGATAACTTTCACGCTACGAAACTCTCCGAAAGCCAGACGAGTCTCTCATTAGGCTCATGCTCTTTAAGGACACAAGGATTTAGTTCACCTTGGCAAAACGTGAAACAGAACTCAAgcgaaaaacaaatccaaacacaaatcaatacctgtatacagcaaaaacattgtAAAGCATTAACTatttcaaaaaatatttcaaaattatTAAACTTATTTCTAATACATTAAGGAATGAGAAACAGCAAACTCAAGTTGTTAGTGGTGAGTATGTGAAGCAGGCTCATGAAAAtatacacataatatatatGCAATCGATGTACAGGAAACAAAGATATTTTGGAAGCTGAAGAGAAGAGAATCTTAAATAATAGCTGTAAAGtaataagaataataagaaTAACGGTTAAAGAAACAAGTGGTGAAAATGATTTCATGAACAAAAATGAGTTGAGAAGGTCTCAGCAGGGAGCTGCAGGTTGTGCGTGAGTGCGTCGAGGTAAATACGTGTCCACAATCTGAGCGATCACTCCCCGGAcagataaatgtttaaaaatagctgGGAGGAAGCAGCAGACGGAGGGAGTACAGCTCGGCTGCTACAGGCAAAGTGAATAATGGAGACGAGTCGAGAGGAAACTCACAGATGGCGGCTTTCACAACCACGGCCTCGGAACTGGAGGAGCTCTGGCTGTATCCAGCAGCGTTGACGGCTTTGACCCGAAACACGCAGTTTGACCCCGTAGTCAGGCCGTGGCACACAAACCTGAAAGAAGATCAGACAAAAGCGTAAAGAGTGATATTATGTGTACGAAAGAGGTGATAGAAGCTGACCCTTGTcaaaatgacaatgacaaaaatATCTGTCTCAAATAAATTGCAATTAGGTCACACATCAATATTATTTTCAACTATTACGGAATTGAATATTTTTACCAACTTCAGTCACTAGTTAATCCGGAggagatagaggggggggggagcgaatGATTagtaactaaactaaactaaaaaaaaaagaaaacgtccaGAGTGAGGAGTTTTGATATGAAGTCAACTGCAAAAGACAAATCTATTGCATTTATAGTTTTACAAAAaaatttaaaagtaattttactAAGCATTAGCATTATTAAGTATTTGAGTGATAGAATAGGCGTAATAATAATTTATCATTAtgatatcattattattattaatattatttaaccAGTATTTCTCTGTTTATTATTAAATTGGAACAGTAAAATATAGATAATCTCCTGGTTTACTGCAACCATAAGCAACCGTTTCCTTAACCTGTACATACCTGGTCTGCTTGACGGGTTTGTTGTTACAAGGTATCCACACATCGGTGCCCACCTCGCTATATTCAACGTAGTATCCAACCAGGTATTTAACATCCTTACAGGCCCCCCAGAAGACCACCACTGAGGTGTCAGTGTTCCTGGTGGCCACTGGATTGCCGGGGGATGAGGGAAGGTCTGTTAAGAAAGAGGTTTGTAAGAAAAGGGACGAAATTCAGAAAGACAAAAAGtaaacttttaaataaaaagagaaaatattttgaaaaagaaaagttaataaataaaaaaataatgaaatgaaataagacaaaccaaaatatttaaaaaaatatgttttgaaaaaaggaaattgtgaGCGAAAAGAAATCAGGGATTGTGATTTGATCGACCCCAATGCAGGAAGAACCAGCAGTCTCGTAAAAAAAACTCATACAGATGCCGGTTTTGCCAACTTACCCAGTTTATCTCCCACCGTGATCTCTCCTGTGGACACGGAGGCCTCGCCCACACCAGAGGAGTTGCAGCAGCGCACGCGGAAGCTGTAGGATTTCCCCTCGGCCAAGTCGAACAGGGCGAAGCGGGGAGACTTGACTGGCATGCCAGAGTTCACCCTCTGCCAGGTCTCTGTCCCTGAGATACACTGAGGCAACATGTGAGTGAGGCAGCAGATAACACTGGCTCAGGCTCCATTAGCAACACATTTGCACCACATCAATCACTGCAGTGCTCTAGAACTGCAGCAATGCAAACCAGGAAAATACTATATATATGCCTCGAAGGGGCAAACGCAAGCAATCGGCTTCAGAGAAATGCTTCAGAGTTAAAGAAGTTACTACTCACCTTCTCAATGTAATACATGACTCCTTCATGACCCCTCTGGACTGGAGGCTTCCAGGCGAGCACCACGTAGCTCTTGGTGGCCTCAGTCACCACCACGTCAGAAGGCTCTCCGGGGACAACTCCCACTAAGGAGTCAAGAGGAAGTCTCTTCATGCAGGTGAAGGTTATTAAAGACACTTGGGCTGGTTGTCATTCTAAAAAAACGAGTCACACTGACAAAATATGAAGTTCTCTCACACGCAGCCACACGAGAACTCTGCCTGAACTCTGCTCTAAAACACAACTTTTGATACTTCAGTTTGTGTTTTATACTACTGAGAAATTTCAGTACGGAGAAGTTATTGTGGTTGGATGCTCGGCTCACATCACTTTCAACTGCTGACAAATCAGGGAAGTAAAATATCTGACATTATAACACAAGTTTTTCACAATTAAAATAATAGTTTAAAACTGTCGTACCAGTGGGATCCTCCTCGGTGAACTTAATCATTCCAGTCCAAGGAGCTGACGGGCCGGCTGTtggaaaaaagataaaataaatctaCTTCTTTCAGTGTGACGACGGGACTCTCCGTGTGTGTCGCTCACCTCTGAGGCGGGCCCTGTCCGAGGGATCCATGGCAACCACGGCGTCGGAGACGCGGGACGGGCGGCTGACTCCTTCCTTGTTCGTGGCCCGCACCCTGAAGACGTAAGAGCGCCCCTCCACCAGTCCAGTGACGGGGAAGCGGGCGTACTTCACCGGGGCGTCGTTACACTGAGCCCAGTGGTGAGTGCCCACCTCGCACCTGCGCGGGAAACACCTACGGGTCAGATCTGTGAACGCCAGGAGGAGAGGCGGCGGCGTGGCCCAGTAAGGAGGTCACCCGACCTGTCGATGAAGTATCCCAGGATGGAGCTGCTGCCCTCCACCGCTGGCTGCTTCCAGGTCACCACCACGTAGTCCTTGTTGGCGTCGTGGCAGCGCACATCCAGGGGGGCCACGGGAacgccctccacctccacatcGGCATCTGCCatagcagaacacacacacacacacacacacacacacacacacacacttgtgagtAGTGTTGTTTCTAAATCAGGCTGATCTCCATCACAGACTCATTTTCCCATTTTCTGACCTACTTACGGCTTTACGGTACAGCAACGTGTGGCAGCGCTATGAAAGGACAGTTTATGTCTCGGCATCTTCAATGGGGATTCTCTTGATTCAACATTATTGTGCATAAACCCACTGATTATGTTTTCAGATCAAACTCTCTCTGGGGCGACATTCCCGAAAATGCGGACAAATATAGAAGCTTTCCtccagaggaaaccaaacacCTCATAGAGAATGCTGTGTCCCTCAAAGGTTCCCCACCAGACCTGCGTGTGCGAGGATCTGTCATAGGCTGCTTTAAAACTGTATTAACCAGTGCAGACTTACTTCAATATTcaatgaaacacaaaacaaaagctgcGAAAAAAGgcttataaaatatatatatatatatatatcagccACCTTACCTCTGACATACACATACGCGGAGTAGGTGTCAAAGCCAGATTTGGTGTTGACACGCAGGGTGTACATGCCCTCGTCCTCCTTGTTGAGGTGGACAAGTGTGAGGGTGGCTCGTTGGCCGGACCAGTGGGTGTGCACCCACTTAGAGGGCTTCAGGGGGACAGCTGGAGCACAAAAGAAGTGCGACTGGATAAATGGGATGGACTCATTGGATAAATGGGATGGACTCATTGAAATGGGGGGGAAATGCATTTTACATTGTTCCGTCGCTACTTACAGTTTCTGGACCACACGACCTCAGGCTGGTACTTTTTCACAGTGGGGTAAATGATGACGGTGCAGCCCAGACTCAATGT is drawn from Gasterosteus aculeatus chromosome 3, fGasAcu3.hap1.1, whole genome shotgun sequence and contains these coding sequences:
- the myom1a gene encoding myomesin 1a (skelemin) isoform X2, which translates into the protein MSGSVQVTQQLQQHQLQHQHQHQQHESSCYLSSKSSVKQHSFSTYKTSSRRQKTTVKTEKRQAVVKLSPLPARAKRTYLAMDTDKEVIGYVIPVFRANHEDVRGLMEAREEEVTEEGIHYVAMRNLFVREAREAVDVKVETKTRSTHIRESAERMELSKTMEEWAEFRKKMNPDSLTHRPEFIVKPRGQTVWEGGAVRLHCTVAGWPKPRIAWYKNNVLIDAKAHPEKYAIESSFNMHSLEIKNCDFMDTAQYHASALNVKGEASSVATIVVKRFQEGEEAGPLDPKPHGFCAEHGVTFETTIIDKFEVAFGREGETLSLGCTVIIYPTVKKYQPEVVWSRNSVPLKPSKWVHTHWSGQRATLTLVHLNKEDEGMYTLRVNTKSGFDTYSAYVYVRDADVEVEGVPVAPLDVRCHDANKDYVVVTWKQPAVEGSSSILGYFIDRCEVGTHHWAQCNDAPVKYARFPVTGLVEGRSYVFRVRATNKEGVSRPSRVSDAVVAMDPSDRARLRAGPSAPWTGMIKFTEEDPTVGVVPGEPSDVVVTEATKSYVVLAWKPPVQRGHEGVMYYIEKCISGTETWQRVNSGMPVKSPRFALFDLAEGKSYSFRVRCCNSSGVGEASVSTGEITVGDKLDLPSSPGNPVATRNTDTSVVVFWGACKDVKYLVGYYVEYSEVGTDVWIPCNNKPVKQTRFVCHGLTTGSNCVFRVKAVNAAGYSQSSSSSEAVVVKAAISVPGRATGVTVLEAVKDTMMLTWTEPASKGGADVRGYFVDYRTVKGHVVGKWHEMNLKALTTTSYKAENLKENVFYQFQVRAMNMAGVSEASLPTSALECKEWTITVAGPPVGLHVLEVRDTSAVVLWERPAFDGRTPVNGYYLDIKEASAGEKGWKAAHEKANKTKYMKVTGLKPGASYDFRVRAQNLAGVGKPSAVLGPILVQTRPGTNEIHVDVDDDGVISMIFECAEMKEGSEFVWSKNYQTVTDTSRLTLVTERGRSRAIFNSPSLEDLGTFSCVVTNTDGFSSSYTLTEEDLKRLLDISHDHKFPVIPFKNEMAIELLEKGRVRFWTQVEKCTSACQVDYVFNDVIITEEEKYTVNFDKSTGIIEMFMDSLEVSDEGTFTFDLVDGKAKGATSLVLIGDEFRELQKKSEFERAEWVRKQGPHFVEYLDFTVTPECNVLLKCKIGNVRAETEITWSKDNIEIAEDDEDAQKIERKDGDLTFNIGKISKADAGTYQVLLRDDRGKDKSTFNLTDAGYQAVMNELFRVIANSSCDIKVISTEHGIILYSMITYYNEELRVGWLHKDAKIAASERVKSGVTGEQLWLKINEPTEKDKGKYTMDIFDGKDGVKRVFDLTGKAWEEAFEEFQRLKAAAIAERNRARVVGGLPDVVAIQEGKSLNLTGNVWGEPAPEVSWTKNDRELVCDERYQLKFEHGKFASITIAAVTTADSGKYALLVKNKYGTEAGEFTVSVYNPDDEENKEGKKG
- the myom1a gene encoding myomesin 1a (skelemin) isoform X1, with the translated sequence MSGSVQVTQQLQQHQLQHQHQHQQHESSCYLSSKSSVKQHSFSTYKTSSRRQKTTVKTEKRQAVVKLSPLPARAKRTYLAMDTDKEVIGYVIPVFRANHEDVRGLMEAREEEVTEEGIHYVAMRNLFVREAREAVDVKVETKTRSTHIRESAERMELSKTMEEWAEFRKKMNPDSLTHRPEFIVKPRGQTVWEGGAVRLHCTVAGWPKPRIAWYKNNVLIDAKAHPEKYAIESSFNMHSLEIKNCDFMDTAQYHASALNVKGEASSVATIVVKRFQEGEEAGPLDPKPHGFCAEHGVTFETTIIDKFEVAFGREGETLSLGCTVIIYPTVKKYQPEVVWSRNSVPLKPSKWVHTHWSGQRATLTLVHLNKEDEGMYTLRVNTKSGFDTYSAYVYVRDADVEVEGVPVAPLDVRCHDANKDYVVVTWKQPAVEGSSSILGYFIDRCEVGTHHWAQCNDAPVKYARFPVTGLVEGRSYVFRVRATNKEGVSRPSRVSDAVVAMDPSDRARLRAGPSAPWTGMIKFTEEDPTVGVVPGEPSDVVVTEATKSYVVLAWKPPVQRGHEGVMYYIEKCISGTETWQRVNSGMPVKSPRFALFDLAEGKSYSFRVRCCNSSGVGEASVSTGEITVGDKLDLPSSPGNPVATRNTDTSVVVFWGACKDVKYLVGYYVEYSEVGTDVWIPCNNKPVKQTRFVCHGLTTGSNCVFRVKAVNAAGYSQSSSSSEAVVVKAAISVPGRATGVTVLEAVKDTMMLTWTEPASKGGADVRGYFVDYRTVKGHVVGKWHEMNLKALTTTSYKAENLKENVFYQFQVRAMNMAGVSEASLPTSALECKEWTITVAGPPVGLHVLEVRDTSAVVLWERPAFDGRTPVNGYYLDIKEASAGEKGWKAAHEKANKTKYMKVTGLKPGASYDFRVRAQNLAGVGKPSAVLGPILVQTRPGTNEIHVDVDDDGVISMIFECAEMKEGSEFVWSKNYQTVTDTSRLTLVTERGRSRAIFNSPSLEDLGTFSCVVTNTDGFSSSYTLTEEDLKRLLDISHDHKFPVIPFKNEMAIELLEKGRVRFWTQVEKCTSACQVDYVFNDVIITEEEKYTVNFDKSTGIIEMFMDSLEVSDEGTFTFDLVDGKAKGATSLVLIGDEFRELQKKSEFERAEWVRKQGPHFVEYLDFTVTPECNVLLKCKIGNVRAETEITWSKDNIEIAEDDEDAQKIERKDGDLTFNIGKWVIKQEKPKGKEGKKPSAEDVPPPPRPKISKADAGTYQVLLRDDRGKDKSTFNLTDAGYQAVMNELFRVIANSSCDIKVISTEHGIILYSMITYYNEELRVGWLHKDAKIAASERVKSGVTGEQLWLKINEPTEKDKGKYTMDIFDGKDGVKRVFDLTGKAWEEAFEEFQRLKAAAIAERNRARVVGGLPDVVAIQEGKSLNLTGNVWGEPAPEVSWTKNDRELVCDERYQLKFEHGKFASITIAAVTTADSGKYALLVKNKYGTEAGEFTVSVYNPDDEENKEGKKG
- the myom1a gene encoding myomesin 1a (skelemin) isoform X3 — translated: MDTDKEVIGYVIPVFRANHEDVRGLMEAREEEVTEEGIHYVAMRNLFVREAREAVDVKVETKTRSTHIRESAERMELSKTMEEWAEFRKKMNPDSLTHRPEFIVKPRGQTVWEGGAVRLHCTVAGWPKPRIAWYKNNVLIDAKAHPEKYAIESSFNMHSLEIKNCDFMDTAQYHASALNVKGEASSVATIVVKRFQEGEEAGPLDPKPHGFCAEHGVTFETTIIDKFEVAFGREGETLSLGCTVIIYPTVKKYQPEVVWSRNSVPLKPSKWVHTHWSGQRATLTLVHLNKEDEGMYTLRVNTKSGFDTYSAYVYVRDADVEVEGVPVAPLDVRCHDANKDYVVVTWKQPAVEGSSSILGYFIDRCEVGTHHWAQCNDAPVKYARFPVTGLVEGRSYVFRVRATNKEGVSRPSRVSDAVVAMDPSDRARLRAGPSAPWTGMIKFTEEDPTVGVVPGEPSDVVVTEATKSYVVLAWKPPVQRGHEGVMYYIEKCISGTETWQRVNSGMPVKSPRFALFDLAEGKSYSFRVRCCNSSGVGEASVSTGEITVGDKLDLPSSPGNPVATRNTDTSVVVFWGACKDVKYLVGYYVEYSEVGTDVWIPCNNKPVKQTRFVCHGLTTGSNCVFRVKAVNAAGYSQSSSSSEAVVVKAAISVPGRATGVTVLEAVKDTMMLTWTEPASKGGADVRGYFVDYRTVKGHVVGKWHEMNLKALTTTSYKAENLKENVFYQFQVRAMNMAGVSEASLPTSALECKEWTITVAGPPVGLHVLEVRDTSAVVLWERPAFDGRTPVNGYYLDIKEASAGEKGWKAAHEKANKTKYMKVTGLKPGASYDFRVRAQNLAGVGKPSAVLGPILVQTRPGTNEIHVDVDDDGVISMIFECAEMKEGSEFVWSKNYQTVTDTSRLTLVTERGRSRAIFNSPSLEDLGTFSCVVTNTDGFSSSYTLTEEDLKRLLDISHDHKFPVIPFKNEMAIELLEKGRVRFWTQVEKCTSACQVDYVFNDVIITEEEKYTVNFDKSTGIIEMFMDSLEVSDEGTFTFDLVDGKAKGATSLVLIGDEFRELQKKSEFERAEWVRKQGPHFVEYLDFTVTPECNVLLKCKIGNVRAETEITWSKDNIEIAEDDEDAQKIERKDGDLTFNIGKWVIKQEKPKGKEGKKPSAEDVPPPPRPKISKADAGTYQVLLRDDRGKDKSTFNLTDAGYQAVMNELFRVIANSSCDIKVISTEHGIILYSMITYYNEELRVGWLHKDAKIAASERVKSGVTGEQLWLKINEPTEKDKGKYTMDIFDGKDGVKRVFDLTGKAWEEAFEEFQRLKAAAIAERNRARVVGGLPDVVAIQEGKSLNLTGNVWGEPAPEVSWTKNDRELVCDERYQLKFEHGKFASITIAAVTTADSGKYALLVKNKYGTEAGEFTVSVYNPDDEENKEGKKG
- the myom1a gene encoding myomesin 1a (skelemin) isoform X4, with the translated sequence MDTDKEVIGYVIPVFRANHEDVRGLMEAREEEVTEEGIHYVAMRNLFVREAREAVDVKVETKTRSTHIRESAERMELSKTMEEWAEFRKKMNPDSLTHRPEFIVKPRGQTVWEGGAVRLHCTVAGWPKPRIAWYKNNVLIDAKAHPEKYAIESSFNMHSLEIKNCDFMDTAQYHASALNVKGEASSVATIVVKRFQEGEEAGPLDPKPHGFCAEHGVTFETTIIDKFEVAFGREGETLSLGCTVIIYPTVKKYQPEVVWSRNSVPLKPSKWVHTHWSGQRATLTLVHLNKEDEGMYTLRVNTKSGFDTYSAYVYVRDADVEVEGVPVAPLDVRCHDANKDYVVVTWKQPAVEGSSSILGYFIDRCEVGTHHWAQCNDAPVKYARFPVTGLVEGRSYVFRVRATNKEGVSRPSRVSDAVVAMDPSDRARLRAGPSAPWTGMIKFTEEDPTVGVVPGEPSDVVVTEATKSYVVLAWKPPVQRGHEGVMYYIEKCISGTETWQRVNSGMPVKSPRFALFDLAEGKSYSFRVRCCNSSGVGEASVSTGEITVGDKLDLPSSPGNPVATRNTDTSVVVFWGACKDVKYLVGYYVEYSEVGTDVWIPCNNKPVKQTRFVCHGLTTGSNCVFRVKAVNAAGYSQSSSSSEAVVVKAAISVPGRATGVTVLEAVKDTMMLTWTEPASKGGADVRGYFVDYRTVKGHVVGKWHEMNLKALTTTSYKAENLKENVFYQFQVRAMNMAGVSEASLPTSALECKEWTITVAGPPVGLHVLEVRDTSAVVLWERPAFDGRTPVNGYYLDIKEASAGEKGWKAAHEKANKTKYMKVTGLKPGASYDFRVRAQNLAGVGKPSAVLGPILVQTRPGTNEIHVDVDDDGVISMIFECAEMKEGSEFVWSKNYQTVTDTSRLTLVTERGRSRAIFNSPSLEDLGTFSCVVTNTDGFSSSYTLTEEDLKRLLDISHDHKFPVIPFKNEMAIELLEKGRVRFWTQVEKCTSACQVDYVFNDVIITEEEKYTVNFDKSTGIIEMFMDSLEVSDEGTFTFDLVDGKAKGATSLVLIGDEFRELQKKSEFERAEWVRKQGPHFVEYLDFTVTPECNVLLKCKIGNVRAETEITWSKDNIEIAEDDEDAQKIERKDGDLTFNIGKISKADAGTYQVLLRDDRGKDKSTFNLTDAGYQAVMNELFRVIANSSCDIKVISTEHGIILYSMITYYNEELRVGWLHKDAKIAASERVKSGVTGEQLWLKINEPTEKDKGKYTMDIFDGKDGVKRVFDLTGKAWEEAFEEFQRLKAAAIAERNRARVVGGLPDVVAIQEGKSLNLTGNVWGEPAPEVSWTKNDRELVCDERYQLKFEHGKFASITIAAVTTADSGKYALLVKNKYGTEAGEFTVSVYNPDDEENKEGKKG